A region of Moorena sp. SIOASIH DNA encodes the following proteins:
- a CDS encoding transposase translates to MSSVAGSTDLESISKKSLKTVSYRVYPSKELEKIWKKWISAVRKVYNISIEQLNKNQGYTKVGKKGGKHGFRTWLKQSGLIPQWCKNLKVSKILDNASMEAYTAWKETAKQPKFIGKSKKRQPNPQAGLKIAKFRSVRDQKQTIQFDPTAYKAGRWMVSTTRHLPKPKFKGQDFCVLTDGSTELTYNKGRWFAHFPVEFSIEPTETKKVIALDPGVRTFITGFDGTDFLEFGNNDFQRIAKLCSHLDKLKSEHDQSKGHIYKHRRHQLKVAMERLRTKIRSLRTELHKQVASYLAKNYDVIVLPTFETSQMVVRKKRKLKSKTARAMMTWAFYQFSQILEHLCNRYGSKLVRMTEEYTSKTCTKCGHVHRKLGSSLNFRCPHCKYEIPRDFNGAVGIFLFA, encoded by the coding sequence ATGTCTTCAGTTGCAGGCTCTACGGACTTAGAAAGTATAAGCAAAAAATCATTGAAGACAGTGAGTTACCGAGTGTACCCAAGCAAGGAACTTGAGAAAATCTGGAAAAAATGGATTTCTGCTGTTCGTAAAGTTTATAACATATCCATTGAGCAATTAAACAAAAATCAGGGCTACACAAAGGTAGGTAAAAAAGGAGGGAAACATGGTTTTAGGACTTGGCTAAAACAATCTGGACTTATTCCACAGTGGTGTAAAAATCTAAAGGTTTCCAAGATTTTAGATAACGCTTCTATGGAAGCCTATACAGCTTGGAAAGAGACAGCAAAGCAGCCGAAATTTATAGGCAAAAGCAAAAAACGCCAACCAAATCCACAGGCTGGATTAAAAATAGCTAAATTTCGCAGCGTGCGAGATCAAAAACAGACGATCCAATTCGACCCTACAGCTTACAAGGCTGGCCGGTGGATGGTTTCTACGACCAGACATTTACCAAAGCCTAAATTCAAGGGTCAGGACTTCTGCGTACTTACCGATGGTTCTACAGAACTCACCTACAACAAAGGTCGGTGGTTTGCACATTTTCCTGTAGAGTTTAGCATTGAACCTACCGAAACCAAAAAGGTGATAGCTTTAGATCCCGGAGTTAGAACTTTTATAACCGGTTTTGACGGTACTGACTTCTTAGAGTTTGGCAACAATGATTTTCAACGAATAGCTAAACTTTGCTCGCATTTAGACAAATTAAAAAGTGAACACGATCAGTCGAAAGGACATATATATAAACATCGCCGACACCAGCTAAAAGTAGCGATGGAAAGGCTCAGAACTAAGATCAGAAGCCTAAGGACTGAATTGCATAAACAAGTAGCCTCCTATTTAGCGAAAAACTACGACGTGATTGTCTTGCCAACTTTTGAGACATCACAGATGGTCGTCAGGAAGAAACGAAAACTAAAAAGCAAGACAGCCAGAGCTATGATGACTTGGGCTTTCTATCAGTTCTCTCAAATTTTAGAACACTTGTGTAATCGTTATGGTTCCAAGTTAGTGAGAATGACAGAGGAATACACCTCTAAAACCTGCACAAAGTGTGGACATGTTCATAGAAAACTTGGTAGTTCTTTGAACTTCAGATGTCCACATTGCAAATATGAAATTCCTAGAGATTTCAATGGAGCCGTTGGGATTTTCCTGTTCGCGTAG
- a CDS encoding GNAT family N-acetyltransferase, whose amino-acid sequence MLPEFQRFGYATEAVNALNSWAFSHVTIEGVIAETLPELIPSIRVLEKNGFIKITGGSEPGVIKFMRSRHGLVNL is encoded by the coding sequence GTGTTACCAGAGTTTCAAAGGTTTGGATACGCTACGGAAGCAGTTAATGCACTGAATAGTTGGGCGTTTTCCCATGTCACAATTGAGGGAGTGATAGCAGAGACATTACCGGAATTGATTCCATCTATCCGAGTTTTGGAAAAAAATGGATTTATTAAGATTACTGGAGGGTCTGAACCTGGAGTGATTAAATTTATGCGATCGCGTCATGGTTTGGTAAATCTTTAG
- a CDS encoding Uma2 family endonuclease codes for MTVATTPVETSPILLKMPPALAMDDDQFFEFCQINRELRIERTSAGEIIIMSPTGGVTGNRNFKLIQQLANWTDEDGTGIGFDSSTGFKLPNGAERSPDAAWIKLERWDTIPTEKQERFAPICPDFVVELRSPSDKLETLQNKMTEYMDNGAKLGWLIDRKHQRVYVYRPGVETERLDNPATVSGEAVLPGFVLKLSKIW; via the coding sequence ATGACAGTAGCCACCACACCTGTTGAAACCAGTCCGATTTTGCTGAAGATGCCCCCAGCACTGGCTATGGATGATGACCAGTTCTTTGAATTTTGTCAGATTAACCGGGAATTACGCATTGAACGCACATCGGCAGGGGAAATCATTATTATGTCTCCAACGGGGGGAGTAACAGGAAACCGAAATTTTAAACTAATTCAACAGCTTGCCAACTGGACGGACGAAGACGGTACAGGCATTGGCTTTGATTCCTCTACTGGTTTCAAGCTTCCCAATGGTGCAGAACGTTCCCCTGATGCTGCGTGGATTAAGCTAGAGCGTTGGGATACCATTCCAACTGAGAAACAAGAAAGGTTTGCTCCCATCTGTCCTGATTTTGTGGTGGAGTTACGCTCTCCTAGTGACAAGCTAGAAACCTTGCAAAATAAAATGACCGAGTATATGGATAATGGGGCAAAGCTGGGCTGGCTGATAGACCGCAAGCATCAACGGGTTTATGTTTATCGTCCTGGGGTGGAAACTGAACGATTAGACAATCCTGCTACTGTTAGCGGTGAGGCAGTTTTGCCTGGTTTTGTGCTAAAGCTCTCGAAAATCTGGTAA
- a CDS encoding DUF3574 domain-containing protein, translating into MKTLSNFICVVVIFILFLLTFPQSNLASSSCPVEGQTMSKVELYFGLNIPGGGKVEPLVWQKFLDNVISPRFPDGLSIDKISGQWRDAKTDKTIQEESRMVMILYKRSAKAEQAIEDIRAAYKSQFQQDSVMRLDEINCVSF; encoded by the coding sequence ATGAAAACATTAAGTAACTTCATTTGTGTGGTAGTAATTTTTATATTATTTTTGTTGACTTTCCCTCAAAGCAATCTCGCATCATCATCTTGTCCAGTAGAAGGCCAAACCATGTCTAAGGTTGAACTCTATTTTGGTTTAAACATCCCTGGTGGCGGAAAAGTGGAACCTCTAGTATGGCAAAAGTTCCTTGATAATGTAATAAGCCCTCGATTTCCAGATGGGCTAAGCATTGACAAAATATCAGGACAATGGCGAGATGCTAAAACAGACAAGACAATACAGGAGGAGTCCCGTATGGTGATGATCCTTTATAAGCGCTCTGCAAAGGCAGAGCAAGCTATTGAAGATATCCGTGCCGCCTATAAGTCACAATTCCAACAAGACTCAGTTATGCGTCTTGATGAGATAAACTGTGTCTCATTTTGA
- a CDS encoding reverse transcriptase domain-containing protein — protein MSNRYSDLWKSQKWKKLCRNLFRLQRRVYKAVQAGDLRKARSLQKLILKSRSAQLLAIRQVTQLNTGKRTAGVDGKSHLTYKERFEVLKKLVSSAENWTHLGLREIPIAKKNGGTRMLKVPTIRDRAWQCLAKFALEPAHEATFSAYSYGFRTGRCAQDAQKLLFLNLNSKQKGIKKRIIEVDIKKCFDRISHSSIMDRLLAPAGLKTGIFRCLKAGINPEFPEQGTPQGGVVSPLLANIALDGIEEINPRNRCIRYADDMVVILKPKDNAEKILEKIKTFLADRGMEISEEKTKITNTTDGFDFLGWNFRVQKNGKFRCIPSVDNHRNIRKKIKTVVNSSNYGAEEKAKRLAPIVRGWRNYHKSCYMNSSRDSLWFINKTANRKFRKEKKVNRYRANELCKKGFPAVGYEQNQHVNVRGTKSPYDGDIVYWSKRNSKLYDNATSRALKRQNHSCGHCGLRFVNDERIHLHHIDGNHSNQKENNLMAVHQSCHQQIHWSQKNT, from the coding sequence ATGTCTAATAGATATAGTGACCTCTGGAAAAGTCAAAAGTGGAAAAAACTCTGCCGGAACCTTTTTCGCCTGCAAAGAAGAGTTTATAAAGCAGTTCAAGCTGGAGACCTGAGGAAAGCTCGGTCACTTCAGAAACTGATATTGAAATCCCGTTCTGCCCAACTTTTGGCCATCCGTCAAGTGACTCAGCTCAACACCGGAAAAAGAACCGCCGGAGTAGACGGGAAATCACACCTAACCTACAAAGAAAGATTTGAGGTACTTAAAAAGCTAGTATCTAGTGCGGAAAACTGGACGCACCTCGGCCTAAGGGAAATCCCCATAGCCAAGAAAAACGGAGGTACAAGAATGCTGAAAGTACCAACAATCCGAGATAGAGCATGGCAATGTCTCGCAAAATTCGCTCTCGAACCTGCCCACGAAGCAACGTTCAGTGCCTATAGTTATGGATTCAGAACAGGTAGGTGTGCCCAAGACGCACAAAAACTACTGTTTTTAAACCTGAATTCAAAACAAAAAGGCATCAAGAAAAGAATAATAGAAGTAGACATAAAGAAGTGTTTTGACCGCATATCCCACAGCTCAATTATGGATAGATTGCTAGCACCTGCGGGTCTGAAAACAGGGATATTCAGATGTCTAAAAGCAGGCATCAATCCGGAATTCCCAGAGCAAGGAACACCCCAAGGAGGTGTAGTCAGCCCACTTCTAGCCAATATCGCACTAGATGGAATAGAGGAAATAAACCCTAGAAACAGATGTATAAGATACGCTGATGATATGGTAGTAATCCTCAAGCCTAAAGATAACGCAGAAAAAATCCTAGAGAAAATTAAAACCTTTCTCGCAGACCGGGGAATGGAAATCAGTGAAGAAAAGACCAAGATAACCAATACGACAGACGGATTTGACTTCCTGGGGTGGAACTTCCGCGTCCAGAAAAACGGAAAATTCCGATGCATTCCCTCAGTGGATAACCATCGGAATATACGAAAGAAGATTAAAACCGTGGTAAACAGCTCGAATTATGGAGCCGAAGAAAAAGCAAAAAGATTAGCGCCAATCGTTCGTGGATGGAGGAATTACCACAAAAGCTGTTATATGAACAGTTCTAGAGATAGTTTATGGTTTATAAATAAAACCGCAAATCGTAAATTCCGAAAGGAAAAGAAAGTGAACCGGTACAGAGCCAATGAACTATGCAAGAAAGGTTTTCCAGCTGTAGGGTATGAACAAAATCAACACGTAAATGTCAGGGGCACAAAGTCCCCATATGATGGGGACATAGTCTACTGGAGCAAAAGAAACTCCAAATTATACGACAACGCTACATCCAGAGCTTTGAAACGACAAAACCATTCCTGTGGACATTGTGGATTGAGATTCGTAAATGATGAACGGATTCATCTCCATCACATAGACGGTAATCATAGCAACCAAAAGGAGAACAACCTTATGGCAGTTCACCAAAGTTGCCACCAACAAATACACTGGAGCCAAAAAAATACTTAG
- a CDS encoding CPBP family glutamic-type intramembrane protease codes for MLAKFAERVTERLMAGMLTFPDGKAWVIVVILIVIYGLIALPIGLRNGFLQLDQNLLTIEETPLSPFSKETDHDAPLSPLLIESDVSAVKVKTSWPIVVKIMITALFTPAILEEIFFRVLLLPHPSENPSLISIYAWSTVSLVIFVIYHPLNAITFYPAARETFFQPMFLFLATLLGIICTIAYLQSGSIWTAVVIHWLFVVIWLIGLGGKSRLLYNNPK; via the coding sequence ATGTTAGCCAAATTTGCTGAAAGAGTTACCGAGCGCTTGATGGCTGGGATGTTAACGTTTCCTGATGGGAAAGCTTGGGTTATTGTAGTTATCTTAATCGTGATCTATGGTTTAATTGCTTTACCGATTGGTTTACGGAACGGCTTTCTGCAACTGGATCAGAACTTACTTACTATTGAGGAAACCCCATTATCCCCCTTCTCAAAGGAAACTGATCATGATGCCCCATTATCTCCCTTACTCATAGAAAGTGATGTAAGTGCTGTTAAGGTCAAAACCTCTTGGCCTATAGTGGTAAAGATTATGATAACTGCTCTGTTTACACCAGCAATACTTGAAGAGATATTTTTCCGGGTTTTATTATTACCTCATCCCTCAGAAAACCCTTCCTTAATTTCAATATACGCTTGGTCTACAGTAAGTTTAGTCATTTTTGTTATCTATCATCCGCTGAATGCTATCACCTTCTATCCGGCGGCAAGGGAAACATTTTTTCAACCTATGTTTCTCTTCCTAGCTACGCTTTTGGGAATTATTTGTACTATTGCTTATCTTCAAAGTGGCTCCATCTGGACAGCTGTAGTCATTCACTGGTTGTTTGTTGTGATCTGGCTGATTGGCTTGGGTGGTAAAAGTAGACTTTTGTATAACAATCCTAAATGA
- a CDS encoding cation:proton antiporter, translated as MNTELFAIIALFILGFGLISGRIEKSVITPPMAFVTFGLLLSPQLLGLLNLEVEHELVGIIAEFTLILVLFTDASRINLKLLRHEYNLPVRLLGIGLPLTIILGTILAVLLLGGRLEFWEAAALATILAPTDAALGQAVVSSPRVPICIRQSLNVESGLNDGICLPILLIFLSLAGTMEGTGTASFWFRFAAMQVILGPIVGVAVGYIGGYLVSQSVRYKWITHSFEDLSVLGLSLCAYAIAELVGGNGFIAAFCAGLTLGNTAPSICDCLYEFGEAEGQLLVLLIFMIYGSMMVFPALDSVNWQMVLYAVATLTIARMVGVAISVIGMKLRWYTILFLGWFGPRGVASILYGLLILEGDGIQGSEVMFSTMVVTVLISVFAHGLTAFPGANWYGKRMARFKATHEIPELMPRSEMPVRLSWRK; from the coding sequence ATGAACACTGAACTATTTGCGATTATTGCCCTATTTATTCTCGGCTTTGGTTTAATTTCTGGGCGCATTGAGAAAAGTGTGATTACTCCACCGATGGCTTTTGTTACCTTTGGACTTTTATTGAGTCCGCAATTGTTGGGTTTATTGAATCTGGAGGTAGAGCATGAGCTTGTTGGGATAATTGCTGAATTTACCTTGATTCTGGTTTTGTTCACTGATGCTTCTCGGATTAATCTTAAACTGTTGCGTCACGAGTACAATTTACCGGTACGTCTGTTAGGTATTGGTCTACCACTGACAATTATCCTAGGAACAATTTTGGCAGTACTGTTGCTTGGAGGTAGGTTAGAATTCTGGGAAGCAGCAGCCTTGGCAACAATTCTGGCTCCCACTGATGCGGCTTTAGGACAAGCGGTGGTCAGCAGTCCTCGTGTTCCGATTTGTATTCGTCAATCCCTCAATGTTGAAAGTGGTTTGAATGATGGTATTTGTTTACCGATTCTATTAATTTTCCTTTCCTTAGCTGGAACAATGGAAGGGACGGGAACAGCAAGCTTTTGGTTTCGCTTTGCTGCAATGCAAGTTATTCTCGGGCCAATCGTTGGGGTAGCAGTTGGCTATATTGGCGGTTACTTGGTGTCACAGAGTGTTCGCTACAAGTGGATTACTCATAGTTTTGAAGATTTATCGGTATTAGGACTGTCTTTATGTGCTTATGCGATTGCAGAATTAGTGGGGGGAAATGGTTTTATTGCGGCGTTTTGTGCTGGCTTAACCCTAGGGAATACAGCTCCATCAATTTGTGATTGTTTGTATGAGTTTGGAGAAGCAGAGGGACAGTTGCTGGTGCTGCTGATTTTTATGATTTATGGCTCAATGATGGTGTTTCCTGCTCTCGATAGCGTCAATTGGCAGATGGTATTATACGCCGTTGCTACTCTGACCATTGCTCGGATGGTAGGGGTTGCTATTAGCGTGATTGGTATGAAGTTGCGTTGGTATACTATCTTATTTCTGGGCTGGTTTGGACCGAGGGGAGTGGCTTCAATATTGTATGGTTTACTAATTTTAGAGGGGGATGGAATTCAGGGTAGTGAAGTGATGTTTAGCACTATGGTAGTAACTGTATTGATTAGTGTTTTTGCTCATGGTTTAACGGCTTTTCCAGGAGCTAACTGGTATGGTAAGCGCATGGCAAGGTTTAAAGCTACCCATGAGATCCCAGAATTGATGCCACGGTCGGAAATGCCTGTTCGTTTGTCTTGGCGCAAATGA
- a CDS encoding DMT family transporter: protein MSSFIAKTTDWLNRIPGRGYLLIAILIFAAANSVIRKLTDLGADNLIDGRNPISFCNVLFVGNLCALLALIAIYGRQWNFRSIRQLSGTDWLGLLGVAVLSGALAPSLIFIALERTAVNNVVLIGRIEPPLALALSVLLLKERVNRWVVGGAIISFIGVILTIVLQPPQENMISMAGGFRIGVGELMAAAGAIALAISTIISKVKLRQIPLGIFTVFRTATGTVIFFIVVIKLFGLGHFMNVFSPFVWQWMLLYGSVIVVGGQLCWFKGLKTTSASDVSLASSFSPVAGILAAYLILSEVPTIAQYIGGAVIICGIVLNQIGISRKLPKTDTLIVRESTKEMEVGFKGV, encoded by the coding sequence ATGTCAAGTTTCATTGCTAAAACAACAGATTGGTTGAATCGGATTCCAGGGCGTGGTTACTTATTGATCGCTATCCTAATTTTTGCAGCAGCAAATTCGGTTATTCGTAAGCTCACTGACCTGGGTGCAGATAATTTAATTGATGGTAGAAATCCTATTTCGTTCTGTAATGTTTTGTTTGTTGGCAATCTCTGCGCGTTGCTAGCGTTGATTGCTATTTATGGACGACAGTGGAATTTTCGGTCCATAAGACAACTCTCTGGAACAGATTGGTTAGGGTTACTGGGTGTTGCAGTTTTGTCAGGAGCACTGGCACCATCTCTGATATTTATCGCTCTTGAGCGCACTGCTGTTAATAATGTAGTGCTGATTGGACGCATTGAGCCTCCTCTTGCTTTGGCTTTGTCAGTTTTACTTCTCAAAGAACGGGTAAATCGTTGGGTAGTAGGTGGTGCGATTATTTCATTTATTGGTGTAATCCTGACTATTGTGCTTCAGCCTCCCCAGGAAAACATGATTAGTATGGCGGGAGGCTTTAGGATTGGTGTCGGTGAATTGATGGCAGCAGCAGGTGCGATCGCATTAGCAATTTCTACGATTATTAGTAAAGTCAAGCTGCGCCAAATTCCTCTGGGAATCTTTACGGTGTTCAGAACTGCTACAGGTACAGTCATTTTCTTTATTGTGGTGATTAAGTTATTTGGACTAGGTCACTTTATGAATGTTTTCTCACCCTTTGTCTGGCAATGGATGCTCCTCTATGGGTCTGTGATTGTAGTAGGGGGTCAACTCTGTTGGTTTAAGGGTTTGAAGACTACTAGCGCATCCGATGTTTCTCTGGCAAGTTCCTTTAGTCCAGTAGCGGGGATTTTAGCAGCTTACTTGATTCTCTCAGAAGTACCAACAATAGCTCAATATATTGGGGGTGCTGTAATTATTTGCGGCATTGTCCTGAATCAAATTGGTATTTCTCGCAAGCTTCCTAAAACTGATACTCTAATTGTGAGAGAATCGACTAAAGAAATGGAAGTCGGATTTAAGGGAGTATGA
- a CDS encoding endonuclease/exonuclease/phosphatase family protein, whose protein sequence is MTNRIIRPIYDIQGEGHISPFVGQSVTTTGIVTGVASNGFYLQNPYGDNNDATSDGIFVFTNSAPSLRIGDEVQVSGDVQEFRLSNRSDDLTLTQITNLTNIRVLSSNNPLPTAVVIGEDRTVPTEIIDDDGLTDFNEATDSIDFYESLEGMRVQINNAVAVAPTNRFGEIWTVPGDVNPTGVNNRGGITISDGDFNPERIQIDDTLLNGTSPIVNVGDELGTVTGVLSYSFGNFELQSTEPIRATSGNLTPEITNLVSSANQVTIASFNVENLDPNSQDRDDDIGDGKFNAIAFQLINNLQSPDIIALQEVQDNNGTIDDGNVDARKTYQTLINAIVATGGPQYSFFDIPPVDGQDGGQPGGNIRVGYLYNPNRVTINADSAQRIGVGKTAFDNTRKSLLTEFEFNGETISVINNHFSSKGGSDPLFGENQPPHNGQEEKRNQQAQIVNDFVDTILTNDPDANVVVLGDFNTFDFEKPLETLKGAHNSVLTNLTETLPEDERYTFIFEGNSQALDHILVSDNLVNARAEYDIVHVNSEFADQASDHDPILARFTLPEPTIINGTAGSEKLTGTDKNDIITGFQGRDLLTGGGGNDQFVYTSQRDAGDLITDFEMGSEKIVLTELFNNNGITVANYADAINRGFLSFASQENYAVVLFDKDGSGDSNYQGVFRKLEQEFPFPSLNTNSDGSQIFLVLENVDVVELHDASNFVF, encoded by the coding sequence ATGACAAATCGAATCATACGTCCCATATACGACATCCAAGGTGAAGGTCATATCTCACCATTTGTTGGTCAGTCTGTCACCACTACAGGTATTGTGACTGGGGTAGCGAGCAACGGCTTCTACCTACAAAACCCTTATGGAGATAATAATGATGCCACCTCAGATGGAATTTTTGTCTTTACCAATTCTGCTCCTAGCCTCAGAATCGGTGACGAGGTGCAAGTGAGTGGTGATGTCCAAGAATTTCGGCTTAGTAACCGTTCCGATGACTTAACCCTGACTCAAATTACTAACCTGACTAATATTAGGGTCTTATCATCGAACAACCCTTTACCTACTGCGGTGGTTATCGGTGAAGACCGTACAGTACCTACAGAAATTATTGATGATGATGGTTTAACTGACTTCAATGAAGCTACTGATAGCATTGACTTCTACGAAAGCCTAGAAGGGATGCGGGTGCAAATCAATAATGCTGTAGCGGTTGCTCCCACTAATAGGTTTGGTGAAATTTGGACGGTTCCAGGTGATGTCAATCCTACTGGTGTTAATAATCGTGGTGGCATTACCATTAGTGACGGTGACTTCAATCCAGAACGAATTCAGATTGATGACACTCTATTGAATGGCACCTCTCCTATAGTTAATGTCGGTGACGAGCTCGGTACTGTAACAGGGGTACTTAGCTACAGTTTCGGTAACTTTGAACTCCAGTCTACTGAACCAATTCGTGCTACATCAGGTAACCTAACGCCAGAGATAACTAATTTAGTCAGTAGTGCAAATCAAGTTACGATTGCTAGCTTCAATGTCGAAAACCTCGACCCCAATAGTCAAGATCGGGATGATGATATTGGTGATGGTAAATTTAATGCGATCGCATTTCAACTGATCAATAATCTCCAATCCCCCGATATCATTGCTCTGCAAGAGGTTCAAGACAATAACGGAACTATAGACGATGGTAATGTGGATGCTAGAAAAACCTACCAAACTCTGATTAATGCCATAGTTGCTACTGGTGGACCTCAGTACTCCTTCTTTGATATCCCCCCTGTGGACGGTCAGGATGGAGGTCAACCTGGTGGTAATATCCGCGTCGGTTACCTCTACAACCCTAACCGAGTTACCATCAACGCTGATTCTGCTCAACGTATTGGTGTTGGTAAGACGGCTTTCGATAATACCCGCAAGTCTTTGTTGACGGAGTTTGAGTTTAACGGTGAAACCATCTCTGTTATTAATAATCACTTCTCTTCCAAGGGTGGTAGTGACCCTCTCTTTGGTGAGAATCAACCACCACACAACGGTCAGGAGGAGAAACGGAATCAACAAGCTCAAATCGTTAACGATTTTGTCGATACCATTCTGACTAATGACCCTGATGCCAATGTGGTAGTGCTCGGAGACTTCAATACGTTTGATTTTGAAAAACCACTGGAAACTCTTAAGGGAGCTCACAATTCAGTGCTGACCAATCTGACGGAAACGTTACCAGAGGATGAGCGTTACACATTTATTTTTGAAGGGAACTCTCAGGCACTTGACCACATTTTAGTCAGTGATAACCTAGTTAATGCTCGTGCTGAGTATGACATTGTCCACGTCAACAGTGAGTTTGCTGACCAAGCTAGCGACCATGACCCAATTTTGGCTCGCTTTACCTTACCTGAGCCAACTATTATCAATGGCACCGCAGGTAGTGAGAAGCTGACTGGTACTGATAAAAATGACATTATCACTGGTTTCCAAGGTCGAGATCTGCTCACTGGTGGTGGTGGTAATGATCAGTTTGTCTACACTTCACAGCGAGATGCTGGTGATCTGATCACCGACTTTGAAATGGGAAGTGAAAAAATTGTTCTTACTGAGTTATTTAATAATAACGGAATTACAGTTGCTAATTATGCAGATGCGATTAATCGGGGCTTTCTGAGTTTTGCTTCACAGGAGAATTATGCTGTTGTTTTGTTTGACAAAGATGGCTCTGGTGACAGCAATTATCAAGGGGTGTTCAGGAAATTAGAACAGGAATTTCCGTTTCCTTCTTTAAATACTAATTCAGATGGAAGTCAGATATTTCTGGTTCTCGAAAATGTTGATGTTGTTGAGCTACATGATGCTAGTAATTTTGTGTTCTAA